One stretch of Williamwhitmania taraxaci DNA includes these proteins:
- the nifJ gene encoding pyruvate:ferredoxin (flavodoxin) oxidoreductase: protein MAKSKKFITCDGNYAAAHIAYMFSEVAAIYPITPSSTMAEHVDEWAAFGRKNIFGQPVRVIEMQSEAGAAGALHGSLQSGALTTTFTASQGLLLMIPNMYKIAGELLPGVFHVTARSLAAQALSIFGDHSDVMSTRQTGFAMLATSSVQEVMDLAAVAHLASIKSRIPFMHFFDGFRTSHEIQKIEALDMEELAGLLDQKALQAFRDGALNPEHPVTRGTAQNPDIYFQSREAANSFYDAIPELVEDYMKQLSKITGREYNLFDYYGDPNAEHVVVAMGSVCDTLKEVVDYLNKKGQKVGVVNVHLYRPFSAKHFFKAFPKSAKVITVLDRTKEPGANGDPLYLDVRDLFYGKDKAPVIVGGRYGLSSKDTTPAQMVAVFENMKMAEPKNQFTVGITDDVTFRSIPVGAEINLGSKGTFQAKFYGLGSDGTVGANKNSIKIIGDNTDKYAQAYFAYDSKKSGGITVSHLRFGDEPIRSPYLVNTPDFVACHVPAYLNKYNMLKGIRKGGTFLLNSTWSVEETKAKLPNSVKKQLAEQEVNFYIINATAIAEELGLGTRTNTIMQSAFFTIAEVIPADAAIKSMKKAIDKDFGRKGEEVVKMNYAAVDRGAAVTKVAVPAEWAKLGADVHTARLNAPAFISEMADPINNLKGDDLPVSAFTGREDGTFPSGTTAYEKRGIAVTVPEWIGENCIQCNQCSYVCPHAVIRPFVLTEDEVKNAPAGTKVVKGNGGIKDYSFRMQISPLDCTGCGNCVDVCPAPKKALEMRPLESQLVEDARWDYMHSKVGYKDTILDKSKSVKNSQFAQPLFEFSGACAGCGETPYIKAITQLFGDRMMVANATGCSSIYGGSAPATPYCANKDGKGVAWANSLFEDNAEYGLGMVTGVENQRTRLASIMTEAMNGGMSAETKAAMQEWIASKANAEKSKIASAALIALLEREKDAVAKQILDLKQYLIKKSQWVFGGDGWAYDIGYGGLDHVLASGEDINVLVMDTEVYSNTGGQSSKATPVGAVAKFAASGKRVRKKDLGMMAMSYGYVYVAQVAMGANQNQYFQAIKDAEAYPGPSLIIAYAPCINHGLRAGMGATQREAKNAVECGYWHLYRFNPMLENEGKNPFTLDSKEPDWTKFQAFLQGEVRYTSLMKSFPAEASELFKIAQENALWRYNGYNRLAKQDFTK from the coding sequence ATGGCAAAAAGCAAGAAGTTTATTACCTGCGACGGTAATTATGCTGCGGCCCACATCGCTTACATGTTTAGCGAAGTTGCGGCAATTTATCCGATCACCCCATCTTCAACTATGGCTGAACATGTTGACGAGTGGGCAGCTTTTGGTAGGAAAAATATCTTCGGACAACCGGTTAGAGTTATAGAAATGCAAAGTGAAGCAGGTGCCGCTGGGGCTCTTCACGGATCTCTTCAATCGGGAGCTCTTACCACCACCTTTACTGCTTCACAGGGACTTCTCCTGATGATTCCTAACATGTATAAGATCGCCGGCGAACTGCTTCCTGGTGTATTCCATGTTACTGCCCGTAGCCTTGCTGCTCAGGCACTCTCCATTTTTGGTGATCATAGCGACGTAATGTCCACCCGTCAAACTGGCTTTGCAATGCTCGCTACCAGCAGTGTTCAAGAGGTTATGGATTTGGCTGCAGTAGCTCACCTTGCTTCTATTAAGAGCCGTATTCCTTTTATGCACTTCTTCGATGGTTTTAGGACTTCACACGAAATCCAAAAGATCGAAGCTCTCGACATGGAAGAACTTGCAGGTCTACTCGATCAAAAGGCACTTCAGGCATTCCGCGACGGTGCGCTTAATCCAGAGCATCCCGTAACTCGTGGTACTGCTCAGAATCCTGATATCTACTTCCAGTCACGCGAGGCTGCTAACTCATTCTATGATGCAATCCCCGAATTGGTTGAGGATTACATGAAGCAGTTAAGCAAAATTACAGGTCGTGAGTACAACCTCTTCGATTACTATGGCGATCCAAATGCTGAGCACGTAGTTGTCGCTATGGGTTCTGTTTGTGACACCTTGAAGGAAGTTGTTGATTATCTAAATAAAAAGGGCCAGAAGGTTGGTGTTGTTAATGTTCACCTATACCGTCCATTCTCGGCTAAGCACTTCTTTAAAGCATTCCCTAAATCGGCTAAGGTTATCACGGTGCTTGATCGCACTAAGGAACCTGGTGCCAATGGCGATCCTCTATACCTTGACGTCCGTGATTTGTTCTACGGAAAAGATAAGGCTCCAGTAATTGTTGGTGGCCGCTACGGATTAAGCTCAAAGGATACCACCCCTGCTCAGATGGTTGCTGTTTTTGAAAACATGAAAATGGCTGAACCAAAGAATCAGTTTACCGTTGGTATCACAGACGATGTAACCTTTAGGTCAATCCCTGTTGGTGCTGAGATCAACCTTGGTTCAAAGGGAACTTTCCAAGCTAAGTTTTACGGATTGGGTTCCGATGGAACGGTTGGTGCTAACAAGAATTCCATTAAGATTATTGGTGACAACACCGACAAGTATGCACAAGCTTACTTTGCATACGACTCCAAAAAATCGGGTGGCATTACAGTGTCTCACCTTCGTTTTGGCGATGAGCCTATTCGTTCACCCTACTTGGTAAATACGCCTGACTTTGTCGCCTGCCACGTTCCTGCTTACCTTAATAAGTACAACATGCTTAAGGGTATTCGCAAGGGAGGTACTTTCCTTCTTAACAGCACTTGGAGTGTTGAGGAAACCAAAGCCAAACTACCCAATAGCGTTAAGAAACAACTTGCAGAGCAAGAGGTTAACTTCTATATCATCAATGCAACCGCCATTGCCGAAGAACTAGGACTTGGCACGCGCACCAACACCATTATGCAGAGTGCATTCTTTACGATTGCCGAAGTAATTCCTGCCGATGCAGCAATTAAGAGCATGAAGAAAGCTATTGACAAAGACTTTGGTCGTAAGGGCGAAGAAGTTGTTAAAATGAACTATGCTGCTGTCGATCGTGGTGCTGCTGTTACTAAGGTTGCAGTTCCTGCGGAATGGGCTAAACTCGGTGCTGATGTTCATACGGCTCGCTTAAATGCTCCTGCATTTATTAGCGAAATGGCCGATCCTATTAATAACCTTAAGGGCGATGATCTTCCTGTAAGCGCATTTACCGGACGTGAAGATGGTACATTCCCATCGGGAACAACGGCTTACGAAAAGCGCGGTATTGCCGTTACTGTTCCTGAGTGGATTGGCGAAAACTGTATTCAGTGTAACCAGTGCTCTTATGTATGCCCCCACGCTGTAATTCGTCCATTCGTTCTTACCGAGGATGAAGTGAAGAATGCACCTGCAGGGACTAAGGTGGTTAAGGGTAATGGAGGTATTAAGGATTATTCCTTTAGAATGCAAATTAGCCCATTGGATTGTACCGGTTGCGGCAACTGCGTTGATGTTTGTCCTGCACCAAAGAAGGCTCTGGAAATGAGACCGCTTGAAAGTCAGTTGGTAGAGGATGCCCGTTGGGATTACATGCACAGCAAGGTTGGCTACAAGGATACCATTCTGGATAAAAGCAAAAGCGTTAAGAATAGCCAATTTGCTCAACCTTTATTTGAGTTTTCAGGTGCTTGCGCAGGTTGTGGTGAAACACCATACATTAAGGCTATTACACAACTCTTTGGTGATCGAATGATGGTTGCCAATGCAACTGGATGCTCCTCTATTTACGGTGGTTCAGCGCCAGCTACTCCATATTGCGCGAACAAAGATGGTAAGGGTGTTGCTTGGGCAAACTCACTCTTTGAAGACAATGCTGAGTATGGTTTAGGAATGGTTACCGGTGTTGAAAACCAACGCACCCGTCTGGCCTCAATTATGACCGAGGCTATGAACGGTGGAATGAGCGCTGAAACAAAGGCCGCAATGCAAGAGTGGATCGCATCTAAGGCCAATGCAGAGAAATCAAAGATTGCTTCTGCTGCACTTATTGCGCTTCTCGAAAGAGAAAAGGATGCCGTTGCAAAGCAAATTCTTGACCTTAAGCAATACCTGATAAAGAAATCGCAATGGGTATTCGGTGGTGATGGTTGGGCATACGATATTGGATATGGTGGACTCGATCACGTGCTTGCATCAGGTGAGGATATCAACGTGCTCGTTATGGATACTGAAGTTTACTCTAATACCGGTGGTCAATCTTCCAAAGCAACTCCAGTAGGGGCAGTGGCTAAGTTTGCTGCATCCGGAAAGAGGGTTCGCAAGAAGGATCTTGGTATGATGGCCATGTCTTATGGTTATGTATATGTTGCTCAAGTGGCAATGGGTGCAAACCAAAATCAGTATTTCCAAGCAATCAAGGATGCTGAGGCATATCCTGGACCATCGCTCATTATTGCCTATGCTCCATGTATCAACCACGGTTTACGTGCTGGTATGGGTGCAACGCAACGTGAGGCTAAGAACGCTGTAGAATGTGGATACTGGCATCTATATCGCTTCAACCCTATGTTGGAAAACGAAGGAAAGAACCCATTCACCCTTGACAGCAAGGAGCCTGATTGGACCAAATTCCAAGCCTTCCTTCAAGGTGAAGTTCGCTATACCTCGCTCATGAAGTCATTCCCAGCCGAGGCTTCGGAACTCTTCAAAATAGCACAGGAAAACGCACTTTGGCGTTATAACGGATACAATCGTTTGGCAAAGCAAGATTTTACAAAGTAA
- a CDS encoding sensor histidine kinase — protein sequence MRLKSVAILLSIVIFPLIGVGQSPPYINYKGGDQIPSSETYHVIQDTKGYIWVATACGVSRFDGYEFTTFTLKDGLPDNVIHEIYEDYKGRIWFVSYSGQLSYFFEGKIYPYKYNYLMTGIFAGGKGAVKCSFRVSHEDHILISVNRKGIFEIYPDGKLVKHYSEIGAGLIFKFQNDNTFPLLAWDISTKVNPTTTILADSSITLPIKDFVKINPSHLFATEKNGLFVISFGETYVICKGKETTSYTTTKPIIWISKGSDGLIWVSRYNEGVRCYNDVHLDKGELYKLFDGLSITSVCKDKEGGYWFSTYTHGLFYVSNLNSKTYFWHSLQFDHKKIMAIETFPKGLFVGFDNGDISIVNSNDTIESLSLPRIKKMDLYVNYIHYNQYSKDVLLLSNIFVYNIGNGQIQQFINEFTRKGSDKGISPRYAITYNTKTWIGTRLGLLIFDGQRVIYDSFKAGDFKSTVNALALAKNGTLWLGCSDGLWKFKNGKFEWMGEVMPFFRNRISRVAINPIDSSVWVGTRGGGIGVFNGSTLSFISTDDGLPSDIITSIAMGVDRVWVGSSSGVAQVSIVPDISGKYIVSGFDKSIGIVSNEILDLLPTDSTLIIGTRDGVLSYRLEDIRNQVKPKVLITKLSVNGRDTSVLNNLNLDYFQNNISISFAGFTYKTLRNTLFRYRLHESDSIYSYTRIPSVILPALSPGKYSFEVWAQNAYGQWSVSPAKFHFSILSPFWRMPWFVFLISVAGFLVFSFVFAFRLRVIKQHNILSRRLDGWKQQALLQQMNPHFIFNTLNSIQLFILQNDTRSSQRYLTKFAKLMRLTLENSQSFSVSFTNELEALRLYLDLEALRADKQFEFEIVVDGSLPLEANIPSLIVQPFVENAIWHGVMPKGKGGRIIVTFKFRENKVLCTIEDNGIGRVAASKYTSAKAHKSRGSEITTQRLQLLKSMYGQQLGIVYIDLKDSLDQPAGTRVELVIPILPAKNILD from the coding sequence GTGAGGCTTAAATCGGTAGCCATACTTCTTAGTATCGTCATTTTTCCGCTCATCGGCGTCGGGCAATCGCCTCCCTACATTAACTATAAGGGTGGCGATCAAATACCATCTTCGGAAACTTACCATGTAATCCAAGATACCAAGGGCTACATTTGGGTTGCTACCGCTTGCGGAGTTAGCCGGTTCGATGGGTATGAGTTCACCACATTTACCTTAAAGGATGGCCTGCCTGATAATGTAATCCATGAAATATACGAGGATTATAAAGGACGGATTTGGTTTGTATCGTATTCGGGGCAACTCTCCTACTTTTTTGAAGGGAAGATATACCCGTATAAGTATAATTATTTGATGACGGGTATTTTTGCTGGGGGAAAAGGGGCGGTAAAATGCTCTTTTAGGGTATCGCACGAAGATCACATATTAATAAGTGTTAATAGAAAAGGAATATTTGAAATTTATCCAGACGGGAAACTCGTTAAGCATTATTCAGAGATAGGTGCTGGGCTTATTTTTAAATTTCAGAATGATAATACATTCCCCCTTCTCGCATGGGATATTTCTACTAAAGTTAATCCGACTACTACAATTTTAGCAGATTCGAGTATTACTCTTCCCATAAAAGATTTTGTCAAGATTAATCCCTCCCACTTATTTGCAACCGAAAAAAACGGATTATTCGTAATTTCTTTTGGCGAAACTTATGTAATATGCAAGGGAAAGGAAACGACTTCGTATACAACTACAAAACCAATAATTTGGATTAGCAAGGGAAGCGATGGGCTTATTTGGGTTTCGAGATATAATGAGGGGGTTCGCTGCTATAATGATGTTCACTTAGACAAAGGAGAACTTTATAAACTATTTGATGGGTTATCTATAACTTCTGTATGCAAGGATAAAGAAGGAGGTTATTGGTTCTCGACCTATACACATGGGCTGTTTTACGTCAGTAATTTAAATAGTAAAACATATTTTTGGCATTCTCTTCAATTCGATCATAAAAAGATAATGGCAATTGAGACCTTTCCAAAGGGTTTGTTTGTCGGATTCGACAATGGCGATATTTCTATAGTTAATTCCAATGATACAATAGAATCCCTCTCTCTTCCCCGTATCAAAAAGATGGATTTATATGTGAATTACATTCATTATAATCAGTACTCAAAGGATGTTCTATTGCTCTCCAATATTTTCGTCTACAATATTGGAAATGGGCAAATACAACAGTTTATTAATGAATTCACTAGAAAGGGATCAGATAAGGGTATTTCACCTAGATATGCTATTACTTATAACACCAAGACTTGGATTGGAACAAGACTTGGACTGCTCATATTTGACGGACAGAGAGTCATTTATGATTCATTTAAGGCTGGCGATTTTAAATCCACCGTGAACGCATTGGCGCTTGCCAAGAACGGCACTTTGTGGCTGGGATGTTCTGATGGCTTATGGAAATTTAAGAATGGCAAGTTTGAATGGATGGGAGAGGTTATGCCCTTTTTTCGAAACAGGATTAGCCGTGTAGCCATAAATCCAATAGATAGTTCTGTTTGGGTAGGAACAAGGGGAGGTGGAATTGGGGTATTTAATGGTTCCACACTCTCATTTATCAGCACCGACGATGGGCTCCCTTCAGATATTATCACCTCTATAGCCATGGGGGTCGACCGCGTTTGGGTGGGCTCAAGTTCGGGTGTGGCTCAGGTTTCCATAGTGCCCGATATTTCTGGAAAGTATATAGTATCCGGTTTCGATAAGTCCATAGGGATCGTTTCAAACGAGATTCTCGATCTTCTCCCCACGGATTCAACCCTCATTATTGGGACTCGCGACGGAGTGCTCTCTTACCGATTGGAGGATATCCGAAACCAAGTAAAACCGAAAGTGCTAATTACTAAACTATCCGTAAATGGTCGTGATACCTCAGTTTTAAATAACCTGAACTTAGACTATTTTCAGAATAATATCTCTATTTCGTTTGCTGGGTTCACCTATAAAACCTTACGAAATACGCTTTTTCGTTACCGATTGCACGAATCAGATTCGATTTACTCCTATACTCGAATCCCATCGGTTATTCTGCCTGCTCTTTCACCAGGGAAATACTCCTTTGAGGTATGGGCGCAAAATGCCTATGGTCAATGGAGTGTTAGTCCCGCCAAGTTTCATTTTTCTATACTCTCTCCATTTTGGAGAATGCCTTGGTTTGTTTTTCTGATTTCGGTTGCCGGATTTCTTGTGTTTTCCTTTGTCTTTGCTTTTCGGCTTCGGGTGATAAAGCAACATAATATTTTGTCGAGAAGGTTGGATGGATGGAAGCAGCAAGCCCTGCTTCAGCAGATGAATCCGCATTTTATTTTCAATACGCTGAATTCGATACAACTATTTATTCTTCAAAACGACACTCGTTCTAGTCAGCGCTACCTTACAAAATTCGCCAAACTCATGCGGCTCACGCTCGAGAATTCCCAATCCTTCAGCGTATCCTTTACAAACGAACTTGAGGCCTTGAGGCTATATCTCGATCTAGAGGCTCTTCGCGCCGATAAGCAGTTTGAATTTGAGATTGTGGTTGATGGGAGTCTACCACTGGAGGCAAATATCCCCAGTTTAATTGTTCAACCCTTTGTTGAAAATGCTATTTGGCACGGGGTAATGCCTAAGGGTAAGGGCGGTAGAATAATCGTTACCTTTAAGTTTAGAGAGAATAAGGTTCTCTGTACCATTGAGGATAATGGTATTGGCCGGGTGGCTGCATCAAAATATACTTCGGCCAAAGCGCACAAATCGCGGGGATCGGAAATCACTACGCAGCGGTTGCAGCTTCTCAAGTCGATGTATGGGCAGCAGCTCGGTATTGTTTACATCGACCTGAAGGATAGCTTGGATCAACCCGCTGGCACTCGGGTAGAATTAGTAATTCCAATTCTTCCTGCCAAAAACATCCTTGATTAA
- a CDS encoding LytR/AlgR family response regulator transcription factor — protein MLNAVIVDDEVAAIKSIELIATKYCPEVRILGNAQSAADGVSLILRTNPDLVFLDIEMPLGSGFDLLEAIPDRTFEVIFTTAYNHYAVKAFKYSAVDYLLKPISIDEFIEGVDKVSKIKSNTIDTRTKYLSLFENLNSILPNKLIITHATGFHHVDLDKILYFVKEENTTIVHELNGGNTISVRPLKEYEDILFDRNFFKLTPTILINLIHVAHVNKSTRSVTFTGGTSIPVTSEKLQQLVASVDRLWNVK, from the coding sequence ATGCTTAATGCCGTTATCGTTGACGATGAAGTTGCTGCCATAAAATCAATCGAACTTATTGCAACTAAATATTGCCCTGAGGTTCGTATTTTAGGCAATGCGCAATCGGCTGCTGACGGCGTTAGCCTTATCCTCCGAACTAATCCCGACTTAGTATTTCTCGATATCGAGATGCCGTTGGGGTCTGGTTTCGATTTGCTGGAGGCAATTCCCGATCGAACTTTTGAGGTGATATTTACTACTGCTTATAACCACTATGCCGTAAAGGCTTTTAAGTATAGTGCAGTGGATTATCTCCTGAAGCCAATCTCTATTGATGAGTTTATCGAAGGGGTTGATAAGGTATCGAAGATTAAAAGTAACACGATAGACACAAGAACCAAGTATTTATCGCTCTTTGAGAACCTAAACAGTATCTTGCCCAACAAATTGATCATAACCCATGCGACGGGTTTTCATCATGTCGATTTAGATAAGATTCTATATTTTGTAAAGGAGGAGAATACCACAATTGTGCATGAGTTGAATGGGGGAAATACAATATCCGTTAGACCTTTGAAAGAGTATGAAGATATTTTATTCGACCGCAACTTTTTCAAACTAACTCCAACAATCTTGATAAACTTAATACACGTTGCTCATGTAAATAAATCGACAAGGAGTGTAACCTTTACTGGGGGAACTTCAATACCGGTTACCTCAGAAAAACTTCAGCAGTTAGTTGCTTCTGTTGATCGATTGTGGAACGTAAAATAA
- the ruvX gene encoding Holliday junction resolvase RuvX, with product MARIIGIDYGRKRVGVAVTDPLQIVAQGLTTVHASEIINFLKEYFAKETVERVVVGYPRQMNNNPSESARFVEEFLNRMKKVFPTMPVSLVDERFTSKIAMKSMIDGGVKKKDRMNKEMVDMVSASIILQSYMESLSSGKYF from the coding sequence TTGGCACGAATAATTGGCATCGATTACGGACGAAAAAGGGTAGGGGTAGCAGTTACCGATCCTTTGCAAATTGTAGCTCAGGGTTTAACAACCGTGCACGCTTCCGAAATTATTAATTTTCTGAAGGAGTATTTTGCAAAAGAGACTGTAGAACGGGTAGTCGTGGGTTACCCAAGGCAGATGAATAACAATCCAAGTGAGTCGGCTCGATTTGTGGAGGAATTTTTGAATAGAATGAAAAAAGTGTTTCCAACGATGCCAGTTTCGCTTGTAGATGAAAGGTTTACTTCAAAAATTGCAATGAAATCGATGATCGATGGAGGTGTAAAAAAGAAGGACCGGATGAACAAAGAAATGGTTGACATGGTTAGTGCTTCAATAATTTTGCAGAGTTATATGGAAAGTTTGAGTTCCGGAAAATATTTTTAA
- the def gene encoding peptide deformylase, translating into MILPVYVVGSPVLRKVAEDIDAAYPELQGLISNMFDTMSFSDGVGLAAPQIGKSIRLFVIDASPMAEDYPDLVGFKRVFINAHITERFGDPWYFNEGCLSIPNLRENVLREESIRIEYVDENFQPHAEVFNGIAARVIQHEYDHLEGVLFIDKLAQIRKRMVQGKVTAITKGRFSASYKTKIG; encoded by the coding sequence ATGATATTACCAGTTTATGTAGTTGGATCGCCTGTTCTAAGGAAGGTTGCAGAGGACATTGATGCTGCCTATCCTGAATTGCAGGGATTGATATCCAACATGTTCGATACAATGTCTTTTTCCGATGGAGTGGGGCTTGCTGCCCCCCAAATTGGCAAATCAATTCGCCTATTCGTTATTGATGCATCACCTATGGCCGAGGATTATCCCGATTTGGTGGGTTTTAAACGGGTGTTTATAAATGCCCATATTACAGAGCGATTTGGCGATCCTTGGTATTTTAATGAGGGCTGTTTGAGCATTCCGAACCTAAGGGAAAACGTTTTGCGGGAGGAATCTATCCGAATAGAATATGTCGATGAAAATTTTCAGCCACATGCGGAAGTCTTTAACGGAATAGCTGCACGGGTTATTCAGCACGAATACGATCATTTAGAAGGTGTTTTATTCATAGACAAGTTGGCTCAAATACGCAAGCGTATGGTTCAAGGTAAGGTTACTGCTATAACCAAAGGGCGGTTTAGTGCTTCCTATAAAACTAAGATTGGATAG
- a CDS encoding ComEC/Rec2 family competence protein, whose protein sequence is MLHQLFDRLRQFPWLRFTIPLLLGIVLEGIVPSQQHYLLPGIALVFLFLAAFLHPWQGYSNRWIVGVAINLFLCAGGYWLAVEAREEPPYPDNYSGFFILKIREMPEEKERSFRLKAYLVSELRNDSLYFVGQEILLYIKKESRAANLKPGDEMLANVRLQKPANALNPGDFDYRNYLAVHGTYYTAFLNLSQAKLLPKSGEFSPTIFLRNLRGHLIQKLPDYGITGNNLAIFSALTLGYTGYLDTETRNDFVASGAMHVLSVSGLHVAIVFLLFSYMLGFTSRSIRYVRSRAIIVIILLWIYACLTGLPPSVLRSTIMFCIVIGARVFKKRSNIYNSVAISAFLLMLFDPLVIYDIGFQLSYMALLSIVYFQPILLGLFHFKIRIIQKAWELTAVSFAAQIATTPISIAVFGQFPIYFWVSNIFVIFLSTILLYVAAPFGLLAYFVPFVGKLVGQGLSYLLDGLRYITNFVEQLPGSVVTGLHLNAIQAMLLVFAVIMVGFYRESRQKLCIALVLASIGVVILIDSMSIINHKQQQVVAILSVRNGKAIAFIQGQTATVLWSGKVMDSVSIGNALRAPMKYYRIKKINLLPLENLNDTIGFPLSASSIAGESILIISYGGKLVAIQKNKPNFYLKKLPLNDRLEVDVLYSDNYYLGKIAMNVILPKTLVLGKLPSQQSLANAPPAELWPLPSNGAYLLSIKH, encoded by the coding sequence ATGCTGCATCAACTCTTCGATAGGCTGAGGCAATTTCCTTGGCTTCGGTTCACGATACCACTTCTGTTGGGTATCGTGCTCGAAGGTATTGTTCCATCTCAACAGCATTATCTGCTGCCTGGTATTGCCCTGGTATTTCTATTTCTTGCTGCATTTCTGCATCCTTGGCAAGGGTATTCCAATAGATGGATTGTAGGGGTGGCCATCAACCTATTTCTGTGTGCCGGCGGCTACTGGCTTGCTGTGGAAGCGAGGGAAGAACCGCCTTACCCCGATAATTATTCCGGTTTTTTTATTTTGAAAATCCGGGAGATGCCGGAGGAAAAGGAACGCAGTTTTCGGCTGAAAGCCTACCTGGTGAGTGAACTTAGAAACGATTCACTTTACTTTGTTGGGCAAGAGATACTGCTATACATTAAAAAGGAAAGTCGAGCAGCAAACCTAAAGCCGGGCGATGAAATGTTGGCAAATGTGCGCTTGCAAAAGCCTGCTAATGCGCTAAATCCCGGAGATTTTGATTATCGCAACTACTTAGCGGTTCATGGAACTTACTATACTGCATTTCTAAACCTTTCCCAAGCGAAACTGTTGCCCAAGAGCGGTGAGTTTAGCCCAACTATCTTTTTAAGAAACCTGCGTGGACACCTTATCCAAAAACTTCCTGATTATGGGATTACGGGTAACAACTTGGCCATATTTTCGGCACTCACCCTTGGCTATACTGGGTATCTCGATACCGAAACGCGCAACGACTTTGTGGCATCTGGGGCTATGCATGTACTCTCTGTATCGGGATTGCATGTGGCAATTGTCTTTCTTTTATTTTCTTACATGCTTGGGTTTACAAGTCGAAGTATACGATATGTCAGGTCAAGGGCTATTATCGTAATAATATTACTTTGGATTTATGCTTGTTTAACCGGGTTACCTCCGAGTGTTCTTCGCTCAACCATAATGTTCTGCATTGTGATTGGTGCGAGGGTTTTTAAAAAACGCTCAAACATATACAACTCTGTGGCCATCTCGGCTTTTTTACTCATGTTATTTGATCCACTCGTAATTTACGACATTGGTTTTCAGCTATCCTACATGGCATTGCTCTCTATTGTTTATTTTCAGCCCATACTGTTGGGCCTGTTTCATTTTAAAATTCGGATAATTCAAAAGGCATGGGAGTTAACTGCTGTTTCCTTTGCTGCACAAATTGCTACTACACCCATCTCTATTGCCGTATTTGGACAATTCCCTATCTATTTTTGGGTATCAAATATCTTTGTGATATTCCTTTCAACTATTCTACTATATGTTGCTGCCCCCTTTGGATTGCTTGCATATTTTGTCCCTTTTGTCGGGAAGTTGGTTGGTCAAGGACTGTCTTATTTGCTCGACGGACTAAGGTACATCACCAATTTTGTGGAACAACTACCGGGATCGGTAGTTACGGGGTTGCATTTAAACGCAATCCAGGCTATGTTGCTCGTTTTTGCAGTTATAATGGTTGGATTTTATCGGGAATCACGACAAAAGTTGTGCATCGCCCTTGTTCTTGCTTCCATTGGAGTAGTTATTTTGATCGATTCAATGAGCATTATAAATCATAAGCAGCAGCAGGTGGTTGCTATTCTTTCCGTCCGCAATGGGAAAGCCATAGCCTTTATTCAGGGACAAACAGCTACGGTTTTGTGGAGTGGAAAAGTGATGGATAGTGTGTCTATTGGCAATGCGCTGCGTGCTCCAATGAAATACTATAGAATAAAAAAGATTAACCTTCTTCCGCTCGAAAATTTAAATGATACAATTGGGTTTCCATTGTCTGCTTCAAGTATTGCTGGCGAAAGTATTCTCATTATTTCGTATGGAGGGAAACTGGTTGCTATCCAGAAGAACAAGCCAAACTTTTACCTCAAAAAACTTCCTTTGAATGATCGGCTGGAGGTTGATGTCCTTTACTCCGATAATTATTACCTAGGTAAAATTGCCATGAATGTGATTCTTCCAAAGACGTTGGTTTTAGGTAAATTGCCATCACAACAATCGCTAGCCAATGCACCGCCAGCCGAGTTGTGGCCACTTCCGTCAAATGGTGCTTACTTGCTGTCCATCAAACATTAA